A part of Camelus bactrianus isolate YW-2024 breed Bactrian camel chromosome 7, ASM4877302v1, whole genome shotgun sequence genomic DNA contains:
- the TEX47 gene encoding testis-expressed protein 47, whose amino-acid sequence MSFSVHTRKSTKKNFPLESLLIPQVPRSNYLHFQEEKLRLQLKKFPLNRMFLVAKISANIEKKDIAEYYEELFQSILRHHLGEAVTGLLFIYPTSILHILESSSSTLYQILLDYLNHEKDEMEFFIQGMKIIVTSHNIPTRLFMQWHVSVIKVPVMYLDDVTQSQSLEEVIIEFLIQTHKLALYLFKTVKVGTKGPGDNLHQVAPELLLPEQIIKYLCNSAEFMDPKTFINMYNKPIHVTLDSEVVWPATSRF is encoded by the coding sequence ATGTCCTTCTCAGTTCATACCCGAAAGAGCACCAAAAAGAATTTTCCATTGGAATCTCTTCTAATACCACAAGTTCCACGTAGTAATTACTTacattttcaggaagaaaagcTAAGACTACAGCTAAAGAAATTCCCTCTTAATAGGATGTTCCTAGTGGCCAAGATATCAgcaaacatagaaaaaaaagatattgctGAATACTATGAAGAACTGTTTCAGTCAATTTTGAGACATCACCTAGGAGAAGCAGTGACGGGATTATTGTTCATATATCCTACTTCCATTCTGCATATCCTTGAGTCCTCCAGTAGTACCCTCTACCAAATTCTTTTAGACTATCTTAACCATGAAAAGGATGAAATGGAATTTTTTATCCAAGGAATGAAAATTATAGTCACGTCCCACAATATCCCAACGAGGCTCTTTATGCAATGGCATGTTTCAGTAATAAAAGTGCCAGTCATGTATCTCGATGATGTGACACAGTCGCAGTCCCTAGAAGAGGTCATCATAGAATTTCTCATCCAAACTCATAAATTAGCACTCTACCTTTTTAAGACTGTCAAAGTGGGCACTAAAGGACCAGGCGATAATTTGCACCAAGTTGCACCTGAATTACTCCTCCCAGAACAAATAATAAAGTACTTATGCAATTCAGCAGAATTCATGGACCCCAAAACTTTCATAAACATGTATAATAAACCCATACATGTTACCTTGGATTCTGAGGTAGTGTGGCCCGCTACTTCCCGTTTCTAG